ACCAGCACGCCCTGCAAATCTATCGGCAGATCGAGCACGCGCCCTTCCAGGCCGTTGCGCCTCATCACACCGTTCAGGAAGGCGTGGAGTCTCCCCGTGTCCTCACGGGCATCGTGAAAACACAGCACTGTCGGGCCTGCGCCGCTCAGAGCCGCGCTCAGTGCGCCGTGGTCGGCAGCGCCTTCTAGTACGTCGGTCAGGCCCGGCACCAGAGGCGCTCGCCAGATCTGATGCACGTAGTCCTGCATGGCGTGTTTCAGCAGGTCGAGTCGCCCGGTCGAAAGAGCCGCCACTGTCAGCGCGGCATGTGACAGCGCGTGTACCGTGTCGGCACGGGAGTATTCGCGGGGCAGCACGGCGCGGGCCTTGCTGGTCGAGAGTTCGAAGTCGGGAATCAGGACCGTGACGCCCAGGTGTGCCGGGGGTTCCATCCGCACAAAATGCGTGCCCACCTTGTCGAGCGTGGTCACGGCGACGCCGCCCAGCAGGGCTGCCGCCACATTGTCGGCGTGACCCTCCTCGCGGGCAGCCATATCGAGCAGTTCCTCCAGACTCAGGGCCTCGTCCAGCAGCACGTTGGCAGCCACCAAGCCCGCCACCAGTGCTGCCGCGCTCGATCCCAGCCCGCGTGCCAGCGGCACCTGAGTTTCGATCTCGACGCGTACCGGGGGCAATTCGCGTCCTACACGCCGCGCCGTGACCTGCATCGCCCGGTAGATATAGTTGCTTTCGTCGGCGGGCGTGGCTGCCAGATCTGGCCCCAGCGGCACAATCTCGGTGCGGCTCTGGCGCGTTACCCGCAGGGTGGTAAACAGGCTCAGGCTCAGGCCCAGACTGTCGAAGCCCGGCCCCAGGTTGGCACTGCTGGCCGGAGCACGCACGGTAAAGCGCTGAGCGAGCGGCTTCAAAGCACCGCTTCCAGTCGCTCGTGCCGGTGGGACGCCGTTTGGAAGAACCAGACCACGCCCGCTTCAC
Above is a window of Deinococcus ruber DNA encoding:
- the thrB gene encoding homoserine kinase, with product MKPLAQRFTVRAPASSANLGPGFDSLGLSLSLFTTLRVTRQSRTEIVPLGPDLAATPADESNYIYRAMQVTARRVGRELPPVRVEIETQVPLARGLGSSAAALVAGLVAANVLLDEALSLEELLDMAAREEGHADNVAAALLGGVAVTTLDKVGTHFVRMEPPAHLGVTVLIPDFELSTSKARAVLPREYSRADTVHALSHAALTVAALSTGRLDLLKHAMQDYVHQIWRAPLVPGLTDVLEGAADHGALSAALSGAGPTVLCFHDAREDTGRLHAFLNGVMRRNGLEGRVLDLPIDLQGVLVSED